The DNA sequence AAATAAATTATAAAACTGATAGTTTGCACAACCGAAATATAGAAAATTGGAAAGAGCAAAACCCATCACTTATAAGAAAAGGTAAAAAGTGTTTTCTACATTTTCCATTTATTGGAGATGTGAAACTTTCCAAAAATGATGAAATTGTAATTGGTGTGGATTTGGGTTTAACAAATTCAGCAGTTTGTTCCGCAGTCGATAAAAACGGCACTGTCATTGGTCGAAAATTTATAAATCAACCAAAAGAGAAAGACCGATTAAAACGACAATTAGGCAAACTTGCTAAAGCTCAACGAAAATCTGGATTGACTGAAAAGCCAAATATTTGGAGAAAGATTAATAATATACAAAAATACATTTCTCAAAATACAGTCGATGAAATTATAAATTTTGCTAATGAAGTTGGAGCTACAAAAATAATTTTTGAGCATTTAGGAAAAATCAAAGGTCGGGGTCGATTAAAACAGAAACTTCAATTTTGGAGAAAAAACCTAATTCAACAAAGAACAATCGAAAAAGCCT is a window from the Thiovulum sp. ES genome containing:
- a CDS encoding putative transposase (PFAM: Probable transposase) is translated as EEISSFLFLQKEMFQKVSDGVAKIKIFYKKEWRWIEINYKTDSLHNRNIENWKEQNPSLIRKGKKCFLHFPFIGDVKLSKNDEIVIGVDLGLTNSAVCSAVDKNGTVIGRKFINQPKEKDRLKRQLGKLAKAQRKSGLTEKPNIWRKINNIQKYISQNTVDEIINFANEVGATKIIFEHLGKIKGRGRLKQKLQFWRKNLIQQRTIEKA